One part of the Zerene cesonia ecotype Mississippi chromosome 2, Zerene_cesonia_1.1, whole genome shotgun sequence genome encodes these proteins:
- the LOC119833526 gene encoding venom serine carboxypeptidase: protein MSSLWILFLFQILVSVQCFIHRYPKLNIGEPDGGDPGTPLFLTPFVESGNITEGRRLARVSFTETLGVKSYSGFFTVNKEYGSNQFFWYFPAMAPNNQDAPVIVWLQGGPGATSLFGLFTENGPIRVRDGKFEKRKYNWALGHHVIYIDNPVGTGFSFVKNPNGYCTNQTQVGEDLYSTLIQFFQLFPELQKNKFFITGESYAGKYVPALAYTIYKKNPTAKIKINLKALAIGNGLSDPEHQILYSQYLYQIGLIDWNQVKVFEEYEKKVTDAIKQKQWIPAFEAFDTLLNGDLINGKSIFYNMTGFDFYFNFLHTKDYFVKEDFGPMIQKSAVRRAIHVGNLKFNDGKEVENHLKQDIMQSVAPWISELLDHYYILIYNGQIDIIVAYPLTLNYLRNLNFTGADEYRSAKRYHWLVDNELAGYVKQGGKLVEIMVRDAGHMVPGDQPKWALDMITRLTHEKTFTNKKYVRF, encoded by the coding sequence ATGTCATCTTTGtggattttatttctttttcaaatattagtaTCAGTTCAGTGTTTTATTCATCGCTATCCGAAATTAAATATCGGTGAACCAGATGGTGGAGATCCAGGAACTCCTTTATTTCTGACACCATTCGTAGAGAGCGGCAATATAACGGAAGGTAGACGGCTTGCCAGAGTATCTTTTACTGAAACATTAGGTGTGAAAAGTTATTCTGGATTTTTTACTGTCAATAAGGAATATGGATCAAATCAATTTTTCTGGTACTTCCCAGCTATGGCACCAAATAACCAAGACGCACCTGTTATTGTGTGGTTACAAGGTGGTCCCGGTGCAACATCCCTTTTTGGTCTCTTCACAGAAAATGGCCCTATTAGAGTGAGAGACGGTAAATTCGAAAAACGTAAATATAACTGGGCGCTCGGCCACCACGTTATTTATATCGACAATCCTGTCGGTACAGGTTTTAGTTTCGTGAAGAATCCCAATGGCTACTGTACTAATCAAACTCAAGTCGGAGAAGATCTTTATTCAACGCTTATTCAATTTTTCCAACTATTTCCCGAGCTGCAGAAAAATAAGTTCTTCATAACCGGCGAGTCTTATGCTGGAAAATATGTACCAGCTTTGGCTTACACTATCTATAAGAAAAATCCAACtgcaaaaataaagataaatttgaaAGCTTTAGCAATTGGTAATGGCTTGAGTGATCCTGAACATCAGATATTGTACAGTCAATATTTGTACCAAATTGGATTAATAGATTGGAATCAGGTTAAGGTGTTTGAAGAATATGAAAAGAAAGTAACTGATGCAATTAAACAGAAACAATGGATTCCTGCTTTTGAGGCTTTTGACACATTATTAAATGGTGATCTTATTAATGGGAAAAGCATATTTTACAACATGACAGgattcgatttttatttcaacttctTACACACAAAAGATTACTTTGTCAAGGAAGATTTTGGCCCCATGATTCAGAAATCAGCAGTCAGAAGAGCGATACATGTTGGTAACCTGAAATTCAATGATGGTAAAGAAGTGGAGAACCATTTAAAACAAGATATTATGCAATCTGTGGCTCCATGGATATCTGAGTTGCTGGATCACTactatattcttatttataatggacaaattgatattattgttGCCTATCCATTGACCCTTAATTACTTGAGAAATCTGAATTTTACTGGGGCAGACGAATATAGGTCTGCTAAAAGATACCATTGGCTGGTTGACAATGAATTGGCAGGTTATGTGAAGCAAGGAGGAAAGTTGGTAGAAATAATGGTTCGGGATGCAGGTCACATGGTGCCCGGAGACCAGCCCAAATGGGCTCTGGATATGATTACTAGACTTACACATGAAAAAACTTTTACTAATAAGAAGTATGTAAGATTCTAG
- the LOC119833537 gene encoding venom serine carboxypeptidase-like has product MITNIMILLVTCVTVLYQISAVKGSLFPFVYPRINLEAKFNEISGDPLILTPYLEKREISLARNLSRVSFTEKIGFPSYAGFFTVDKKYDSNLYFWYFPAFNKNKAAPVVLWLQGGPGGSSLFGLFTENGPLIAKKNGFAVRKYHWAIENNLIFIDNPVGTGFSFTKDKNGYCKDETCIAKGLHSCLQQFFTLFPNLRNNNFYITGESYAGKYIPSLGLYIHDQNMISKDKINLKGMALGNAYCDPVNQLDYGNYLYQHGLIDFNQQKLFLKMQTEITNELKQQNWIEAGILMDKLMDGDLTNFSYFKNYTGFSNYYNFLEDKDTTDTSVFIKLLNNDKIRNSVHVGGLPFNDGREVQINLSADILQSVAPYVSQLLSHYRLMFYNGQLDIIVAYPLTENFLRNLKFSASDEYKVAPRKIWRVGDNIAGYYKKAGNLTEVLVRNAGHMVPHDQPKWAFDLIHRFILNKL; this is encoded by the coding sequence atgataacgaatataatgatattactTGTGACTTGTGTAActgttttatatcaaatttctgCAGTAAAAGGTTCATTGTTTCCTTTTGTATATCCACGTATTAATTTAGAagcaaaatttaatgaaatttcagGTGATCCGTTAATTCTTACACCATACTTGGAGAAACGTGAAATAAGTTTAGCACGAAATCTCTCTCGTGTCAGTTTTACGGAAAAGATCGGGTTTCCTAGTTACGCCGGCTTCTTCActgtagataaaaaatatgattcaaacctatatttttggtattttCCTGCATTCAACAAGAATAAGGCCGCTCCAGTTGTTTTATGGCTCCAAGGAGGACCAGGCGGGAGTTCGCTTTTCGGCTTATTTACTGAAAATGGACCTTTGATAGCGAAGAAAAATGGTTTCGCAGTAAGAAAATATCACTGGGCTATCGAAAACAATCTCATTTTCATTGATAACCCAGTGGGGACTGGATTTAGTTTCACAAAGGATAAGAATGGATACTGCAAAGATGAAACATGCATAGCGAAAGGACTTCACTCGTGTTTACAGCAATTCTTCACATTGTTTCCAAACTTgcgaaacaataatttttatatcactgGTGAATCGTATGCTGGAAAATACATACCATCCTTAGGGTTGTATATTCACGATCAAAATATGATTTCCAAAGacaaaattaacttaaaaggCATGGCATTAGGGAATGCCTATTGTGATCCAGTCAATCAATTGGATTacggtaattatttataccaaCACGGTTTAATAGATTTCAACCaacagaaattatttttaaaaatgcaaacaGAGATCACAAATGAATTGAAACAACAAAATTGGATAGAAGCTGGTATACTTATGGACAAATTAATGGATGGTGATCTCACAAACTTCTCATACTTTAAAAACTACACAGGGTTTAGTAATTACTATAATTTCTTGGAGGATAAAGACACAACAGATACATCTGTGTTTATCAAACTTttgaataatgataaaataaggAATAGTGTGCATGTAGGAGGTTTACCGTTTAATGATGGCAGAGaagtacaaataaacttaAGTGCAGACATTTTACAGTCAGTAGCCCCTTATGTGTCACAATTATTATCTCATTATCGGTTAATGTTTTACAATGGACAGTTGGATATCATTGTTGCATATCCGTTAACTGAGAATTTTCTCCGCAACTTAAAATTTTCTGCTTCGGATGAATATAAAGTTGCTCCACGAAAAATCTGGAGGGTCGGCGACAATATTGcaggatattataaaaaggctGGCAATTTAACTGAAGTATTGGTGAGAAATGCTGGGCATATGGTACCGCATGATCAGCCCAAATGGGCTTTTGATCTCATTCAtagatttatattgaataaactataa